One stretch of Zootoca vivipara chromosome 8, rZooViv1.1, whole genome shotgun sequence DNA includes these proteins:
- the GPLD1 gene encoding phosphatidylinositol-glycan-specific phospholipase D isoform X5, translating into MEAFKIWSALAVLCSFCRKGTSCGLSTHIEIAHRALEFFSSPEGNVDYRKLILTHQDAYQAGSLYPDAFYSGICRNGLFHQVSEDTHWAPFLNTSIHYIRKNYPQPWGEATEKLVAFLFGIASHMVADVSWHSLGIEQGFLHAMAAIDFHGSYSDAHAAGDFGGDVLSQFELDFSYLEPSWYVPVKDLLSIYQELYGLKVITEDTIVDCTYLQFLELFGEMITVAKLYPIYARKSSFLVNKFHEYFLGGVDDMAFSSNNIFQLTSQMLENGTSGCFIPENPLYIRCKDEQTNAVIRIKQSKTEHYRQTTSSMAKSVEKNISYTERGVYFDVPPWTANYLQLSNSATAKDLRRVLSVTPQGSPNHVTKPSASYFLKTPYARLGWALISADLNQDGYDDLVAGAPGYSWLGHIQIGRVYIVYGNESGLPHANMDLDQEADCILEGNKPSARFGSAVAVLDFNEDGVLDLAVGAPSVGSQELSYRGSVYVFFGNRGQGFCNLPNVTIACQEIYCNLGWSLLAADLDGDGNNDLVVGSPYAAGGGKQRGFVASFYSFLNRSSQDQLFLSDADWIVKGEKDYAWFGSSLSSVQLQNTTLLLIGSPSWKSCRSSLSCYVLRDTKLTIGKVYGYIPPSTRSWFTLTGDREMGRLGSSLATGFLSVGGISRQVLVVGAPSQGTAM; encoded by the exons ATGGAAGCTTTCAAGATCTGGTCTGCTCTAGCTGTACTTTGCAGTTTTTGCCGTAAAGGTACATCATGTGGCTTGTCAACACATATTGAAATAG CTCACAGAGCTCTGGAATTTTTCAgcagcccagaaggaaatgttgACTATCGCAAG TTGATACTAACCCACCAAGATGCCTATCAGGCTGGAAGCCTGTATCCTGATGCCTTTTATTCTGGTATCTGCAGGAATG GGCTGTTCCATCAAGTATCTGAGGACACTCACTGGGCACCTTTTCTCAATACCAGTATCCATTACATCAGAAAGAACTATCCTCAGCCCTGGGGAGAG GCCACAGAGAAACTGGTGGCTTTCCTCTTTGGAATCGCTTCTCATATGGTGGCGGACGTGAGCTGGCATAGCTTGGGGATTGAACAAGGATTTTTACATGCCATGGCAGCT ATTGATTTTCATGGCTCATATTCAGATGCTCATGCTGCTGGTGATTTTG GAGGAGACGTGCTGAGCCAGTTTGAGCTTGATTTTAGTTATTTGGAACCAAGCTG GTATGTGCCAGTCAAAGATTTACTGTCAATCTACCAGGAACTTTATGGGCTGAAAGTAATAACTGAAGACACGATTGTTGACTGCACGTACCTGCAGTTTCTTGAACT GTTTGGTGAAATGATCACTGTCGCCAAG CTTTACCCCATCTATGCCAGGAAGTCCTCATTTTTGGTGAACAAATTCCACGAATATTTTCTCGGTGGTGTGGATGATATGGCATTCTCGTCAAATAATATTTTCCAGCTAACAAGTCAAATGTTAGAGAATGGAACAAG TGGCTGCTTTATTCCTGAGAATCCTTTGTATATACGCTgtaaagatgaacaaacaaatgcTGTCAT TAGAATCAAACAGTCCAAAACTGAGCACTACAGACAAACGACTTCTTCAATGGCCAAATCAGTTGAAAAAAATATCAGCTACACAGAGCGAGGAGTTTATTTTGATGTGCCACCTTGGACAGCA AATTATCTTCAGTTGAGCAATAGTGCCACTGCAAAAGATTTGAGGAGAGTCTTGTCAGTCACGCCACAAGGGTCACCTAACCATGTAACCAAACCCAGTGCTTCATATTTTCTGAAAACGCCATATGCTAGACTTGGGTG GGCGTTGATTTCTGCTGACCTAAACCAGGACGGCTACGATGACCTGGTAGCAGGAGCGCCCGGATACAGCTGGCTGGGACACATTCAGATAGGCCGTGTATATATTGTTTATGGTAACGAATCAGGTTTGCCTCATGCAAACATGGACCTAGACCAGGAAGCAGATTGCATTCTGGAGGGGAATAAG CCTTCAGCAAGGTTTGGTTCTGCTGTAGCAGTTCTAGATTTCAACGAGGATGGTGTGTTGGATCTAGCAGTGGGAGCCCCGTCCGTAGGATCACAGGAACTCAGTTACAGG GGCtctgtatatgtattttttggCAATAGAGGACAAGGTTTCTGCAACCTACCAAATGTCACCATAGCTTGTCAA GAAATATACTGTAACCTTGGCTGGTCACTGCTGGCAGCCGACCTTGATGGCGATGGAAACAATGATCTTGTAGTTGGTTCTCCTTATGCAGCTGGTGGTGGGAAACAAAGAGGATTTGTGGCTTCGTTTTATTCCTTTCTCAATAGAAGCAGCCAag ACCAGCTGTTCCTATCAGATGCGGACTGGATAGTAAAAGGAGAAAAGGATTATGCGTGGTTTGGGTCATCACTCAGCAGCGTCCAACTTCAAAATACAACCTTGCTGCTTATCGGCAGTCCTTCTTGGAAAAGCTGTAGAAG TAGTCTAAGCTGCTATGTCTTACGAGATACCAAGCTGACGATTGGGAAGGTATACGGCTATATCCCACCAAGCACGCGGAGTTGGTTTACCTTAACTGGAGATAGG GAAATGGGGAGACTTGGTTCATCCTTGGCCACCGGCTTCCTTTCTGTAGGAGGAATCTCCAGGCAAGTGTTGGTAGTTGGTGCACCATCACAAG GAACAGCAATGTGA
- the GPLD1 gene encoding phosphatidylinositol-glycan-specific phospholipase D isoform X4 — MEAFKIWSALAVLCSFCRKGTSCGLSTHIEIAHRALEFFSSPEGNVDYRKLILTHQDAYQAGSLYPDAFYSGICRNGLFHQVSEDTHWAPFLNTSIHYIRKNYPQPWGEATEKLVAFLFGIASHMVADVSWHSLGIEQGFLHAMAAIDFHGSYSDAHAAGDFGGDVLSQFELDFSYLEPSWYVPVKDLLSIYQELYGLKVITEDTIVDCTYLQFLELFGEMITVAKLYPIYARKSSFLVNKFHEYFLGGVDDMAFSSNNIFQLTSQMLENGTSGCFIPENPLYIRCKDEQTNAVIIKQSKTEHYRQTTSSMAKSVEKNISYTERGVYFDVPPWTANYLQLSNSATAKDLRRVLSVTPQGSPNHVTKPSASYFLKTPYARLGWALISADLNQDGYDDLVAGAPGYSWLGHIQIGRVYIVYGNESGLPHANMDLDQEADCILEGNKPSARFGSAVAVLDFNEDGVLDLAVGAPSVGSQELSYRGSVYVFFGNRGQGFCNLPNVTIACQEIYCNLGWSLLAADLDGDGNNDLVVGSPYAAGGGKQRGFVASFYSFLNRSSQDQLFLSDADWIVKGEKDYAWFGSSLSSVQLQNTTLLLIGSPSWKSCRSLSCYVLRDTKLTIGKVYGYIPPSTRSWFTLTGDREMGRLGSSLATGFLSVGGISRQVLVVGAPSQDSTSRIAFISSVLHQAGSALMYDLTDPAKPFLLSTFSGDRRFSRFGGDVHLRDLNNDGLDEIIVTSPLRAKDIIAGLFGGDAARVYIFSGNQTTSGHVTGNCKSWTSPCPEDWAQYVIISPEEKSRFGSAVITVKSGQKTEVVVAAERSSREARLSGRLFLYTF; from the exons ATGGAAGCTTTCAAGATCTGGTCTGCTCTAGCTGTACTTTGCAGTTTTTGCCGTAAAGGTACATCATGTGGCTTGTCAACACATATTGAAATAG CTCACAGAGCTCTGGAATTTTTCAgcagcccagaaggaaatgttgACTATCGCAAG TTGATACTAACCCACCAAGATGCCTATCAGGCTGGAAGCCTGTATCCTGATGCCTTTTATTCTGGTATCTGCAGGAATG GGCTGTTCCATCAAGTATCTGAGGACACTCACTGGGCACCTTTTCTCAATACCAGTATCCATTACATCAGAAAGAACTATCCTCAGCCCTGGGGAGAG GCCACAGAGAAACTGGTGGCTTTCCTCTTTGGAATCGCTTCTCATATGGTGGCGGACGTGAGCTGGCATAGCTTGGGGATTGAACAAGGATTTTTACATGCCATGGCAGCT ATTGATTTTCATGGCTCATATTCAGATGCTCATGCTGCTGGTGATTTTG GAGGAGACGTGCTGAGCCAGTTTGAGCTTGATTTTAGTTATTTGGAACCAAGCTG GTATGTGCCAGTCAAAGATTTACTGTCAATCTACCAGGAACTTTATGGGCTGAAAGTAATAACTGAAGACACGATTGTTGACTGCACGTACCTGCAGTTTCTTGAACT GTTTGGTGAAATGATCACTGTCGCCAAG CTTTACCCCATCTATGCCAGGAAGTCCTCATTTTTGGTGAACAAATTCCACGAATATTTTCTCGGTGGTGTGGATGATATGGCATTCTCGTCAAATAATATTTTCCAGCTAACAAGTCAAATGTTAGAGAATGGAACAAG TGGCTGCTTTATTCCTGAGAATCCTTTGTATATACGCTgtaaagatgaacaaacaaatgcTGTCAT AATCAAACAGTCCAAAACTGAGCACTACAGACAAACGACTTCTTCAATGGCCAAATCAGTTGAAAAAAATATCAGCTACACAGAGCGAGGAGTTTATTTTGATGTGCCACCTTGGACAGCA AATTATCTTCAGTTGAGCAATAGTGCCACTGCAAAAGATTTGAGGAGAGTCTTGTCAGTCACGCCACAAGGGTCACCTAACCATGTAACCAAACCCAGTGCTTCATATTTTCTGAAAACGCCATATGCTAGACTTGGGTG GGCGTTGATTTCTGCTGACCTAAACCAGGACGGCTACGATGACCTGGTAGCAGGAGCGCCCGGATACAGCTGGCTGGGACACATTCAGATAGGCCGTGTATATATTGTTTATGGTAACGAATCAGGTTTGCCTCATGCAAACATGGACCTAGACCAGGAAGCAGATTGCATTCTGGAGGGGAATAAG CCTTCAGCAAGGTTTGGTTCTGCTGTAGCAGTTCTAGATTTCAACGAGGATGGTGTGTTGGATCTAGCAGTGGGAGCCCCGTCCGTAGGATCACAGGAACTCAGTTACAGG GGCtctgtatatgtattttttggCAATAGAGGACAAGGTTTCTGCAACCTACCAAATGTCACCATAGCTTGTCAA GAAATATACTGTAACCTTGGCTGGTCACTGCTGGCAGCCGACCTTGATGGCGATGGAAACAATGATCTTGTAGTTGGTTCTCCTTATGCAGCTGGTGGTGGGAAACAAAGAGGATTTGTGGCTTCGTTTTATTCCTTTCTCAATAGAAGCAGCCAag ACCAGCTGTTCCTATCAGATGCGGACTGGATAGTAAAAGGAGAAAAGGATTATGCGTGGTTTGGGTCATCACTCAGCAGCGTCCAACTTCAAAATACAACCTTGCTGCTTATCGGCAGTCCTTCTTGGAAAAGCTGTAGAAG TCTAAGCTGCTATGTCTTACGAGATACCAAGCTGACGATTGGGAAGGTATACGGCTATATCCCACCAAGCACGCGGAGTTGGTTTACCTTAACTGGAGATAGG GAAATGGGGAGACTTGGTTCATCCTTGGCCACCGGCTTCCTTTCTGTAGGAGGAATCTCCAGGCAAGTGTTGGTAGTTGGTGCACCATCACAAG ACAGCACATCTAGGATTGCATTTATAAGCTCAGTGCTGCACCAAGCAGGAAGTGCTTTGATGTATGATTTGACGGACCCTGCCAAGCCATTTCTGCTGAGCACTTTCAGCGGGGACAGGAGATTTTCACGCTTCGGAGGAGATGTGCACTTGCGTGACCTAAACAATGATGGACTTG ATGAGATCATTGTGACCTCACCTCTTCGAGCAAAAGACATCATAGCTGGGCTGTTTGGAGGAGACGCTGCACGTGTTTACATATTTAGTGGAAACCAGACCACCTCTGGACATGTGACAGGCAACTGCAAATCATGGACTTCACCTTGTCCTGAAGACTGG GCACAGTATGTCATCATTTCTCCTGAG
- the GPLD1 gene encoding phosphatidylinositol-glycan-specific phospholipase D isoform X1, which translates to MEAFKIWSALAVLCSFCRKGTSCGLSTHIEIAHRALEFFSSPEGNVDYRKLILTHQDAYQAGSLYPDAFYSGICRNGLFHQVSEDTHWAPFLNTSIHYIRKNYPQPWGEATEKLVAFLFGIASHMVADVSWHSLGIEQGFLHAMAAIDFHGSYSDAHAAGDFGGDVLSQFELDFSYLEPSWYVPVKDLLSIYQELYGLKVITEDTIVDCTYLQFLELFGEMITVAKLYPIYARKSSFLVNKFHEYFLGGVDDMAFSSNNIFQLTSQMLENGTSGCFIPENPLYIRCKDEQTNAVIRIKQSKTEHYRQTTSSMAKSVEKNISYTERGVYFDVPPWTANYLQLSNSATAKDLRRVLSVTPQGSPNHVTKPSASYFLKTPYARLGWALISADLNQDGYDDLVAGAPGYSWLGHIQIGRVYIVYGNESGLPHANMDLDQEADCILEGNKPSARFGSAVAVLDFNEDGVLDLAVGAPSVGSQELSYRGSVYVFFGNRGQGFCNLPNVTIACQEIYCNLGWSLLAADLDGDGNNDLVVGSPYAAGGGKQRGFVASFYSFLNRSSQDQLFLSDADWIVKGEKDYAWFGSSLSSVQLQNTTLLLIGSPSWKSCRSSLSCYVLRDTKLTIGKVYGYIPPSTRSWFTLTGDREMGRLGSSLATGFLSVGGISRQVLVVGAPSQDSTSRIAFISSVLHQAGSALMYDLTDPAKPFLLSTFSGDRRFSRFGGDVHLRDLNNDGLDEIIVTSPLRAKDIIAGLFGGDAARVYIFSGNQTTSGHVTGNCKSWTSPCPEDWAQYVIISPEEKSRFGSAVITVKSGQKTEVVVAAERSSREARLSGRLFLYTF; encoded by the exons ATGGAAGCTTTCAAGATCTGGTCTGCTCTAGCTGTACTTTGCAGTTTTTGCCGTAAAGGTACATCATGTGGCTTGTCAACACATATTGAAATAG CTCACAGAGCTCTGGAATTTTTCAgcagcccagaaggaaatgttgACTATCGCAAG TTGATACTAACCCACCAAGATGCCTATCAGGCTGGAAGCCTGTATCCTGATGCCTTTTATTCTGGTATCTGCAGGAATG GGCTGTTCCATCAAGTATCTGAGGACACTCACTGGGCACCTTTTCTCAATACCAGTATCCATTACATCAGAAAGAACTATCCTCAGCCCTGGGGAGAG GCCACAGAGAAACTGGTGGCTTTCCTCTTTGGAATCGCTTCTCATATGGTGGCGGACGTGAGCTGGCATAGCTTGGGGATTGAACAAGGATTTTTACATGCCATGGCAGCT ATTGATTTTCATGGCTCATATTCAGATGCTCATGCTGCTGGTGATTTTG GAGGAGACGTGCTGAGCCAGTTTGAGCTTGATTTTAGTTATTTGGAACCAAGCTG GTATGTGCCAGTCAAAGATTTACTGTCAATCTACCAGGAACTTTATGGGCTGAAAGTAATAACTGAAGACACGATTGTTGACTGCACGTACCTGCAGTTTCTTGAACT GTTTGGTGAAATGATCACTGTCGCCAAG CTTTACCCCATCTATGCCAGGAAGTCCTCATTTTTGGTGAACAAATTCCACGAATATTTTCTCGGTGGTGTGGATGATATGGCATTCTCGTCAAATAATATTTTCCAGCTAACAAGTCAAATGTTAGAGAATGGAACAAG TGGCTGCTTTATTCCTGAGAATCCTTTGTATATACGCTgtaaagatgaacaaacaaatgcTGTCAT TAGAATCAAACAGTCCAAAACTGAGCACTACAGACAAACGACTTCTTCAATGGCCAAATCAGTTGAAAAAAATATCAGCTACACAGAGCGAGGAGTTTATTTTGATGTGCCACCTTGGACAGCA AATTATCTTCAGTTGAGCAATAGTGCCACTGCAAAAGATTTGAGGAGAGTCTTGTCAGTCACGCCACAAGGGTCACCTAACCATGTAACCAAACCCAGTGCTTCATATTTTCTGAAAACGCCATATGCTAGACTTGGGTG GGCGTTGATTTCTGCTGACCTAAACCAGGACGGCTACGATGACCTGGTAGCAGGAGCGCCCGGATACAGCTGGCTGGGACACATTCAGATAGGCCGTGTATATATTGTTTATGGTAACGAATCAGGTTTGCCTCATGCAAACATGGACCTAGACCAGGAAGCAGATTGCATTCTGGAGGGGAATAAG CCTTCAGCAAGGTTTGGTTCTGCTGTAGCAGTTCTAGATTTCAACGAGGATGGTGTGTTGGATCTAGCAGTGGGAGCCCCGTCCGTAGGATCACAGGAACTCAGTTACAGG GGCtctgtatatgtattttttggCAATAGAGGACAAGGTTTCTGCAACCTACCAAATGTCACCATAGCTTGTCAA GAAATATACTGTAACCTTGGCTGGTCACTGCTGGCAGCCGACCTTGATGGCGATGGAAACAATGATCTTGTAGTTGGTTCTCCTTATGCAGCTGGTGGTGGGAAACAAAGAGGATTTGTGGCTTCGTTTTATTCCTTTCTCAATAGAAGCAGCCAag ACCAGCTGTTCCTATCAGATGCGGACTGGATAGTAAAAGGAGAAAAGGATTATGCGTGGTTTGGGTCATCACTCAGCAGCGTCCAACTTCAAAATACAACCTTGCTGCTTATCGGCAGTCCTTCTTGGAAAAGCTGTAGAAG TAGTCTAAGCTGCTATGTCTTACGAGATACCAAGCTGACGATTGGGAAGGTATACGGCTATATCCCACCAAGCACGCGGAGTTGGTTTACCTTAACTGGAGATAGG GAAATGGGGAGACTTGGTTCATCCTTGGCCACCGGCTTCCTTTCTGTAGGAGGAATCTCCAGGCAAGTGTTGGTAGTTGGTGCACCATCACAAG ACAGCACATCTAGGATTGCATTTATAAGCTCAGTGCTGCACCAAGCAGGAAGTGCTTTGATGTATGATTTGACGGACCCTGCCAAGCCATTTCTGCTGAGCACTTTCAGCGGGGACAGGAGATTTTCACGCTTCGGAGGAGATGTGCACTTGCGTGACCTAAACAATGATGGACTTG ATGAGATCATTGTGACCTCACCTCTTCGAGCAAAAGACATCATAGCTGGGCTGTTTGGAGGAGACGCTGCACGTGTTTACATATTTAGTGGAAACCAGACCACCTCTGGACATGTGACAGGCAACTGCAAATCATGGACTTCACCTTGTCCTGAAGACTGG GCACAGTATGTCATCATTTCTCCTGAG
- the GPLD1 gene encoding phosphatidylinositol-glycan-specific phospholipase D isoform X2, whose product MEAFKIWSALAVLCSFCRKGTSCGLSTHIEIAHRALEFFSSPEGNVDYRKLILTHQDAYQAGSLYPDAFYSGICRNGLFHQVSEDTHWAPFLNTSIHYIRKNYPQPWGEATEKLVAFLFGIASHMVADVSWHSLGIEQGFLHAMAAIDFHGSYSDAHAAGDFGGDVLSQFELDFSYLEPSWYVPVKDLLSIYQELYGLKVITEDTIVDCTYLQFLELFGEMITVAKLYPIYARKSSFLVNKFHEYFLGGVDDMAFSSNNIFQLTSQMLENGTSGCFIPENPLYIRCKDEQTNAVIRIKQSKTEHYRQTTSSMAKSVEKNISYTERGVYFDVPPWTANYLQLSNSATAKDLRRVLSVTPQGSPNHVTKPSASYFLKTPYARLGWALISADLNQDGYDDLVAGAPGYSWLGHIQIGRVYIVYGNESGLPHANMDLDQEADCILEGNKPSARFGSAVAVLDFNEDGVLDLAVGAPSVGSQELSYRGSVYVFFGNRGQGFCNLPNVTIACQEIYCNLGWSLLAADLDGDGNNDLVVGSPYAAGGGKQRGFVASFYSFLNRSSQDQLFLSDADWIVKGEKDYAWFGSSLSSVQLQNTTLLLIGSPSWKSCRSLSCYVLRDTKLTIGKVYGYIPPSTRSWFTLTGDREMGRLGSSLATGFLSVGGISRQVLVVGAPSQDSTSRIAFISSVLHQAGSALMYDLTDPAKPFLLSTFSGDRRFSRFGGDVHLRDLNNDGLDEIIVTSPLRAKDIIAGLFGGDAARVYIFSGNQTTSGHVTGNCKSWTSPCPEDWAQYVIISPEEKSRFGSAVITVKSGQKTEVVVAAERSSREARLSGRLFLYTF is encoded by the exons ATGGAAGCTTTCAAGATCTGGTCTGCTCTAGCTGTACTTTGCAGTTTTTGCCGTAAAGGTACATCATGTGGCTTGTCAACACATATTGAAATAG CTCACAGAGCTCTGGAATTTTTCAgcagcccagaaggaaatgttgACTATCGCAAG TTGATACTAACCCACCAAGATGCCTATCAGGCTGGAAGCCTGTATCCTGATGCCTTTTATTCTGGTATCTGCAGGAATG GGCTGTTCCATCAAGTATCTGAGGACACTCACTGGGCACCTTTTCTCAATACCAGTATCCATTACATCAGAAAGAACTATCCTCAGCCCTGGGGAGAG GCCACAGAGAAACTGGTGGCTTTCCTCTTTGGAATCGCTTCTCATATGGTGGCGGACGTGAGCTGGCATAGCTTGGGGATTGAACAAGGATTTTTACATGCCATGGCAGCT ATTGATTTTCATGGCTCATATTCAGATGCTCATGCTGCTGGTGATTTTG GAGGAGACGTGCTGAGCCAGTTTGAGCTTGATTTTAGTTATTTGGAACCAAGCTG GTATGTGCCAGTCAAAGATTTACTGTCAATCTACCAGGAACTTTATGGGCTGAAAGTAATAACTGAAGACACGATTGTTGACTGCACGTACCTGCAGTTTCTTGAACT GTTTGGTGAAATGATCACTGTCGCCAAG CTTTACCCCATCTATGCCAGGAAGTCCTCATTTTTGGTGAACAAATTCCACGAATATTTTCTCGGTGGTGTGGATGATATGGCATTCTCGTCAAATAATATTTTCCAGCTAACAAGTCAAATGTTAGAGAATGGAACAAG TGGCTGCTTTATTCCTGAGAATCCTTTGTATATACGCTgtaaagatgaacaaacaaatgcTGTCAT TAGAATCAAACAGTCCAAAACTGAGCACTACAGACAAACGACTTCTTCAATGGCCAAATCAGTTGAAAAAAATATCAGCTACACAGAGCGAGGAGTTTATTTTGATGTGCCACCTTGGACAGCA AATTATCTTCAGTTGAGCAATAGTGCCACTGCAAAAGATTTGAGGAGAGTCTTGTCAGTCACGCCACAAGGGTCACCTAACCATGTAACCAAACCCAGTGCTTCATATTTTCTGAAAACGCCATATGCTAGACTTGGGTG GGCGTTGATTTCTGCTGACCTAAACCAGGACGGCTACGATGACCTGGTAGCAGGAGCGCCCGGATACAGCTGGCTGGGACACATTCAGATAGGCCGTGTATATATTGTTTATGGTAACGAATCAGGTTTGCCTCATGCAAACATGGACCTAGACCAGGAAGCAGATTGCATTCTGGAGGGGAATAAG CCTTCAGCAAGGTTTGGTTCTGCTGTAGCAGTTCTAGATTTCAACGAGGATGGTGTGTTGGATCTAGCAGTGGGAGCCCCGTCCGTAGGATCACAGGAACTCAGTTACAGG GGCtctgtatatgtattttttggCAATAGAGGACAAGGTTTCTGCAACCTACCAAATGTCACCATAGCTTGTCAA GAAATATACTGTAACCTTGGCTGGTCACTGCTGGCAGCCGACCTTGATGGCGATGGAAACAATGATCTTGTAGTTGGTTCTCCTTATGCAGCTGGTGGTGGGAAACAAAGAGGATTTGTGGCTTCGTTTTATTCCTTTCTCAATAGAAGCAGCCAag ACCAGCTGTTCCTATCAGATGCGGACTGGATAGTAAAAGGAGAAAAGGATTATGCGTGGTTTGGGTCATCACTCAGCAGCGTCCAACTTCAAAATACAACCTTGCTGCTTATCGGCAGTCCTTCTTGGAAAAGCTGTAGAAG TCTAAGCTGCTATGTCTTACGAGATACCAAGCTGACGATTGGGAAGGTATACGGCTATATCCCACCAAGCACGCGGAGTTGGTTTACCTTAACTGGAGATAGG GAAATGGGGAGACTTGGTTCATCCTTGGCCACCGGCTTCCTTTCTGTAGGAGGAATCTCCAGGCAAGTGTTGGTAGTTGGTGCACCATCACAAG ACAGCACATCTAGGATTGCATTTATAAGCTCAGTGCTGCACCAAGCAGGAAGTGCTTTGATGTATGATTTGACGGACCCTGCCAAGCCATTTCTGCTGAGCACTTTCAGCGGGGACAGGAGATTTTCACGCTTCGGAGGAGATGTGCACTTGCGTGACCTAAACAATGATGGACTTG ATGAGATCATTGTGACCTCACCTCTTCGAGCAAAAGACATCATAGCTGGGCTGTTTGGAGGAGACGCTGCACGTGTTTACATATTTAGTGGAAACCAGACCACCTCTGGACATGTGACAGGCAACTGCAAATCATGGACTTCACCTTGTCCTGAAGACTGG GCACAGTATGTCATCATTTCTCCTGAG